The Vigna unguiculata cultivar IT97K-499-35 chromosome 11, ASM411807v1, whole genome shotgun sequence genomic sequence TAATTCCAGTGAGGAAGAAACGATATAAGATTCCGAAAAATAGGAATAATGTGGGTATAAAAATGGCGTGCTTAcaagaaacaaaatttgaatcaaTAAGGAATGAAACTCATGACCTTGGCTTTAAGgaaataatgattatttaattattgcaTTTATGTTtagaacataattatttaatctttGCCTAAACAATTGTCTTATTGGGAATCAAACTCATGACCTTGGCTTTGATACCAATTATCGGATTAAGCGATTACCATTAAGCCAAAACGTATAGTTAATAGTTAAAGTGCAACTCTTTCTTCTTAAGATTGTAGCAACCAAAGTGTCATGATTTGATTGTGACTTGGCCCAACTACCCTCCACCACAAGACAATTGATCCATcttacaataatttaattaggtcatataattgtaatttaaaaatattgttaaattatcataattttaagaATATGGTCTAAACTATCCGACATTAACAACTGTTGCCTATAACTATCAACATTTTCTTCCATATTTCTTAAAACAAATAGACAACATTTTTTTGTATACTTTCTAGGTTTAAGGCAAATAAAAATCACTATATAAGcaacaatagaaaaaaaattgtggctTATTCCTATTTTACGCAATGTTTTTCTAGTTGTTGTCATTCCAGCATTGCTTAATCTAtaagtatgaaaaatattcatagtGTATAGTATAACTGATAAGGAAACAACACAAGGAAGATGCCATAATTTCATTGTTTTGTCCATATTTTCTATGGCCaacttgtaaaaaaatgttgcctAAATAATCAACGATTTATAAAATGTTGCCTTTTGTAGTTTTAAGACACACTTATATATTTATGCAACACTTTTATACATTTGGTCTAGTTTAGTGTGGTCTAAGATGTGAAGAATAGTTTTATATGTGAAAGATATATTAGTAGTAGTGGTTTCTTGGTCATGTATGGAAAAAGTAAAAGGGAAGATGTGCCAATTATGATTATGAATGTGTACTCACCATGCCAactaagcaaaaaaaaaaaagcgagATGTGGAAGGAAACAGTGAACATAAGAAAAATAGTCTATGTAAACTATTGTGTGTTGTAGGAGACTTCAATGTTGGTAGGAATACTAAGGAGAGAAGAGGCATAAAAACAGGGGGAATAAGATAAGAGAGATAAATGGATTTAATAAATTCATAGAAAACCTAGAGATGGATGACATACCAATGGTTGGGCGAAAATATACTTGGTATAAAGTAAATGGATCTGAAAAATGTAGGTTGGATAAAGTTCTAGTAACTAAAGAATGGGTGGATAAGTGGGAAGGCTATAAGCAATAAATTTTAGACAGTTGTTTTTTACCATTGTGCATTGATagtaaagacaaaaaatatagatTAGGGCCCCAAACCATTTAGCACATTTGATATATAGCAAGAGCACAATGGATTTAAAATGGAACTAGAAAGATCTTAGAAAATTCATACAATTAATGGGCAAAAGGAATGTGggtcttaaaagaaaaattaaaagcacTTAAACACAACCTTAAATTCAAGATACTTTCTCTCAATCTTGCAGCGGAAAAGagcaaaagatgaaattaaaggAGTGAACATTTTATGGATTTGGTGTGAGCACCCAAATGTTGTTAAAGGAGAAAATAAGTAGTTCTTTAAGAAAAGATTGACAAATGAAACAACTAATGGCATTAGGctagataatatttatttcccAACCAtaacaattgaaaataatagAATGTTGACATCCAATATCAGAGAGAAGGAAATAAAAGTTGTTGTTTGGCAATGTGAGAGCACCAAAAGTCCAGGCTAGACGACTTTAATTTTGGATTCATAAAACAACATTGAGAGATATTAAAAAAGGAATAGATACAAGCTGTGAAGGATTTTGAAAAGAGAGATAATGCCCAGGGTTTCAATGAAACATTTATATCTTATACCCAAAATTGACAACCCTATAGACCTAGATGAATATAGACCAATTTCTCTAGTAGGATGCATATATAAATGATATCCAAATCCTTGTTTAATAAGCTGAAAAGTATACTCCCTAACATAATAGACACTACTCAGTCGACATAAATCAAAGGATGCCTAATCATAGTCAATGGCAACCTAACTCAATAATTCAAACCAATAAGATGTCTTAGACAAGGAGATCCTTTGGAACCctctttatttataatagtctTTGAAGGCCTAGTTAGGATGGTTAGACAAGTTGTTAAGAGACAACTTTTAGAAGGAGTTAAAATAGGGAAAAATGATATTACAACAAGTATGTTGTAGTTTGTAGATGATATATTGTTTACTTGTAAGGcagataataaaaaacataatggTGGTTAAAAGTATTCTTAAATGTTTTGAACTAGCATGAAACCTTAAAATGAAGTTCCATAAGAGCAAAATTGGTGGACTGGGTATAGAAGAAAGTGAACTAAGGAGATATTCATTGATTCTCAACTGCAAAATAATGAGAATATTGTTTAAATACTTAAGAATGGATGTGGGAGGCAACCTAAGGGGACAAAATTTTTGGAAACCaatcattgataaaataaaaaatagacttACAAAGTGGGGAGGAAGACAACTATCTTTTGTAGGAAGAGTGTGATTGATTAAGGCTTTAGTTACATCATTAGCTCTATATGACATGTCATTGTTTAAGATGTCGGCTTGTGTGAGTTAACAAATAATCataatacaacaaaaaattttgtgGGGATGGGGAAAGGAGGATAAAAAGATAGCTTGGGTTCGATGGACAAAGTTGTGTCAATGTAAGGAAGAGGGTGGATTACAGATTAGCATAACTCAATGTTTACCAACTAAggaataattaaaacatatggGGTTGTAGGTTAGAAAATGTTCTGTCTGTTATGTGTGGGGAGAGTGAGGAAACAATCAACCATTTGGTTTTTAGAAGCAGGATAGCGACTAAATATGGCATATGTGTGATTTTTGGGTAGAGTTACCTCGGAGGAAAAACTAGTCAAAACCCTAGAGGAAAATCTGGTCAAAACCTTTGAGAACTAAAatcaatcaaatatataatgattGAGTAGAACATCAAAGGAAGGAGGTTTGAAATGCAAAAATTTCTTGCgagaaattcaaattttcaaggACATATTCGGTTACGTGGTATTGATAAAACTTTATTAGACATAATTATTGCATGGATAGAGCACTAGACAATGGACAATGAAGTAAGCACATTATGCATGTAGGAATATAACTTTTGTAATTAATATGATatgaaaaattatgaatatcattgtcaagattaaaatatatagaaaaagaaTTTTTGGATTACAAATGTAAGGTATTATTATCTTATATCATGAACAATATATTTGGGAAACATTATACATAATTTTGTATATGGTTAGAACACCCCAAgtgttcttttatatatatatatatatatatatatatatatatatatatatatatatatatatatatatatatatatatatatatatttatatttatatttgctgataaaaaaataaaataaaaattccaaCTCCAttctattaaatatattattatatcattaaagAATGTTCTCGTATTTACACAAATGTTGGACACTCAAAGAGGTTAAATGGCAATGATGTAGGCTTTCaagatattttgaaaaatagtattaatgtagttcataaaatattaaaaagaatattaagaATCGTCATTTGTGGAggttaaaattacaagttttaTCGATTAAAAACTGATACaaatgaaatttctaatagtATATTACATGTCAAAAACTGTTTGTGACAATAAAATTTAACCGCTAGTATTGctgtcagaaaagaaaaaaaaattacttttatcttatgatattttattatattttgacgATTAAAAACCgtcacaaaatatatcatattttgacaattaaaaatcgccaaaaaatatatcattttttaccATTAAAAATCGTCACAAGATATATCGTTTTGTTAGTTAAAAACCACtcctaaatatattattttttacagttaaaaaccgccacaaaatatattatattttgatggtAAAAACtaccacaaaatatatcatatttttacaatatttcaataattaaaaattacaaaaaatattttttaaactgtaAATTGTCTACACAAATTCTAATGAAAATGACAAAAAGTTTACTAAAAAATTAACTCCTAACAAGACTTCTGAAATTCAATACCTAAACCTCAAAAACTCTACTATAATGGCTAAGAAATTGCAATTGCACTAAACTAACCTAAGAAGCTGTAAAGAGACTACCTAACAAGATAAAATTGGTAAAATCTAACTAAGAAACAACTCAGTTTACAAAAACtacctaaaaaattaaaatattaaccaaTTTTGCAAATAGTTTGAAattctttataattattatcatatgCAAACCTctgaaatgaaaaggaaaacgTAAGTTATGCACGAGTTATAGTTTAACAAGAAAAATCACTAGTGCATGCACTAGTTATGACCTGTAAAAGTTAGGAAAATCCACtagaaacaattttaaatttgaatactAGATAAAGTAAGCATGCTTTGTAGTCCAACAAAAGAGAATATAAGGATTTAGCAACTTACTGGACAATTCAACCTAAAACTTGAAACAACAACTTACCATGACTTTATGCTCCTAGCCTTTTGGATATTGCTGCCATTACGGGTTTAAAGCCCACAGAAACGCGCAACACCTCTCTGCCTACCCTCATGTTGTTAGCATGGAGAAAGACATTCATTGGGATAAGAAAGCTTATGGTAGCTTTTTTGATGACCACTTCATCAATGACGATGAAGTAGGACTCTTGCAGAACATGTCTTTCTTATTTGTGTAGTCATGCTTTTAGTCTTCGATTGATTCAAATTTCTTCACAATTTTTTAACCTTGCTTACGTCCTCCATATATACTGGTTCCTCACTATCTGCTTGGAAAAACTTTTGCTTTCCCATGTATATACCTTTTTTTCTCAAGTTGTTGATGTGTTAGGTTCACCAACTCTTCAAGACAATCTCTTTTCTCCTTTTTAGTTTATCCAGTTGAGTTGAGGATGACATCCTTTTTACTCAAACTAAAGAAAATCGATGATGGGTAAAGGAAAGTCAGGTTCATATTTCATTTAGTAAAGTTTTAGTTGGATAAATCTCATTTCGTATCTACAACGtcaaatgattaaaatttggttaaaagaactaaatgaACATATTTAAAGAGTTCAGAgattaaattagtttaatatttttaagaaaaattaattctaatttttactaaaatttaaaaaataaaaatatatttaatcaatttttaaaaatcattacttttttttgGGATTTGAAAGAGAAACTAATTTGAAACAGTATTGAATTGTACGTCACACACCAAAAGAGAATAAAGGCAAATAGTCGATCTGCCttgatttataatttgaaaagtacAATGACGTTTTGCATAACCaattaagagagaaaaatacagtaaaaaagttaatttcatatatataggTTGATGAAAGGGagaaaaaatatactaatttgGTAAAATGCATAAGATCCACTGAGATATCTATCAATGCAATTATTGGAGATGTGACTGCGTACTGGAAGAGTGATGTGAACACAAACACGAAAGAAAAGTTTCGAGCTTGAGTAATCATACATAGAAAGGAAAAGGAAAGGGAGAGAGACATATAcagttgaaaaacaaattagaaaaaGCATTTCATATATAGATTCCATTCCATCACAACATAGTGAATGAAATACAAGATAATTGAAGGGCCTTTATTGGTGCATAGTGCTTCTCCTTGGCAGCAGTGGAgttatagaataataatatggCACACAGAAGAGTCCAAAAGAGGGTATAACTGTCAGGGATAAATCTCGATGAGAGACCTCAAACCCACGATTGGAGTTATCTTGTAGTCACTGAAACCAGCAGAGAAAATGATCTTAGCCCATTCTTTCTCAGTCCTCTCTTTTCCAGGATACAACACCATCACAACCATATCAACCATGAGCTGTGTTTCAGTTGATTCATAATCAAGCTTTTCACTCTCCATCACCATGTCTATCGCTATCACCTTCTTCTTTACTCCCTCCTTGCATTTCTTCAGTATTCTCACACACTGCTCGTCATTCCAGTCATGCAATATCCACTGCATCATCAATCAACGCAATCAGGGACCAATGTCCAAAACTAAAACTacttaataatcaaattttaccTTCAATAGAACGGCATCTGCAGGGGGAACCCACTCAAACATGTCACCTCCAACAAATTTTAAGTTGTGAGATCCTTGTAAGTCGGCAACAACATGTGGGAGATCAAATACGGTGCAGTCTATGTGAGGGAATGATTTGGCAATACCCTTTGCCATGGTACCTGTGCCTCCCCCAACATCAACAACTGACTCCAACCCCTTCAACACTCCCCCACACCTCTCAATCACCACATTGGAAACCAATTCAGCGTCACTCGCCATCGCATCATTGAAAAGCTGATTCAGTTTTTGATCACGCCCAGCGTAGTCCCATATTTTCATCCCATGTGCTGTTTGGAATGGCGAGGGATCATCATTCCTGAACCATGTAGCCAATCCATGCCATGGCTTTGTCAAAATTGGATCAAGCATTGCATGCAAGAAAGGTGTCACACTCAAGGGGTTGTCCTTCAATAGCAGAGTGGATGCATCCGTCAACACATAACCCATTTCAACCTCATTCTCATTCACCTTCACTTCAGAGAAGAACCCAGAATGGGTCAAGATTCGCATCAACCGGTAGATGTTGTTGGCTTTGGAAGGATTCATTGATAGTGAAGCAGTGAGTTGTGAGAGTGGCATGGGTTCACCATGCTTGTGTATGATGTCAGGTATTTCCAAATCAATTGCACATTTTAGGGACATGGAATTTATGAAGCTGAAAATGTGATTCCAAACATGGGTTTGAGCTGAAAGTAGCTTTGAGACACGCTCTTCACTCTTGCACTCCATACTTTTTCTGTCTTAACTATACTC encodes the following:
- the LOC114170715 gene encoding probable O-methyltransferase 3, with amino-acid sequence MECKSEERVSKLLSAQTHVWNHIFSFINSMSLKCAIDLEIPDIIHKHGEPMPLSQLTASLSMNPSKANNIYRLMRILTHSGFFSEVKVNENEVEMGYVLTDASTLLLKDNPLSVTPFLHAMLDPILTKPWHGLATWFRNDDPSPFQTAHGMKIWDYAGRDQKLNQLFNDAMASDAELVSNVVIERCGGVLKGLESVVDVGGGTGTMAKGIAKSFPHIDCTVFDLPHVVADLQGSHNLKFVGGDMFEWVPPADAVLLKWILHDWNDEQCVRILKKCKEGVKKKVIAIDMVMESEKLDYESTETQLMVDMVVMVLYPGKERTEKEWAKIIFSAGFSDYKITPIVGLRSLIEIYP